Proteins encoded by one window of Microplitis mediator isolate UGA2020A chromosome 1, iyMicMedi2.1, whole genome shotgun sequence:
- the LOC130671135 gene encoding inactive dipeptidyl peptidase 10, with translation MNASVNVERNSWRLPPDETVQVSDPRTKEEIKEDSYGDSGHNWKSIIFALLVIGFVIAGIVTAIYLLGYVDELLYWSGRRLTLEECLQEDLPPRRLPPAWVTHDKFVYQADDGSLALLDTSNNSVSLLVSNHTLRQLNVQGYQCSSNLRYVLFKHDVKPVFRHTFTALYTVYDVTNDHHTPLRLHASPRVQPTRLQYTAWLGNSTSLLMISDNNIFLRMSPSAPEDKRLTDTGVPGIIYNGVPDWLYQEEVLPKPEALWPSPDGGLLLYAAFNDSKVTSLEFPWFGNQMGQDGASSSPAGIVKKGSFPPSKSVRYPTPGSPNPEVCLWILDLTNITTDTTNETLIASFDRIMLKPPPILDGQEFYLISAGWVGEQSDQISIVWMTRSQNLSVVSACRAPKWECEETHSERAPEGQWLDAQPHPVFASDGGSFLLLAAVQEGNQEHFTHIKHVELTQQRVAVLSHGRYEVSEILAWDSSAHLVYYLGTRERKPGQKHLYVVRDPTTDDPRRLEPLCITCDLGDVLWSSRFYYTNCTHFGASVSPSTETRQGYYVLHCEGPGLPLAGVHSVTNHKMVRVLYDSRVQHADRLAQLALPTRKSFEVPLPQGWRAQVQLQLPPSWRAELRDAAFPVLVEVNGRPGSKAVTDKFEIDWGTYMSSHNDVVYVRLDVRGARGQGKRALFHRIGGVEVQDQLTVLQHLLDTYQYLDETRVGVWGWGYGGYVTAMVLGSQQNVFKCGIAVNPIADWLYYNSAFTERVLGAPIENYKGYVEADLTQRARLVPSHSLYLVHGLADLTAPYTHGIAFAKALSEAGVIFRYQSYADEDHALTGVIEHAYRSMEDFFTECLSLDAS, from the exons ATGAACGCCAGCGTTAATGTCGAGAGGAATTCCTGGCGGCTGCCTCCCGACGAGACCGTCCAGGTTTCCGACCCTCGGACTAAGGAAGAAATAAAAGAG gaTTCGTACGGCGACAGCGGTCACAACTGGAAGAGTATAATATTCGCCCTGCTGGTTATTGGATTCGTAATAGCCGGAATCGTAACGGCAATTTATCTTCTAGG ATACGTAGACGAGCTATTGTACTGGAGCGGGAGACGTCTCACACTAGAAGAGTGCCTTCAAGAGGATCTGCCACCTCGTCGGTTGCCACCCGCCTGGGTAACTCATGATAAATTCGTTTACCAAGCCGACGATGGTTCATTAGCGCTTCTCGATACTTCCAACAACTCCGTCTCGCTGCTGGTGTCGAATCACACTCTT agACAGCTGAATGTACAAGGCTATCAGTGCAGCAGTAATCTACGCTACGTGCTTTTTAAGCACGATGTTAAACCA GTATTCAGACACACGTTCACCGCTCTGTACACAGTTTACGACGTCACAAATGA CCACCATACTCCCCTACGTCTTCACGCCTCGCCGCGAGTCCAGCCAACTAGACTGCAGTATACCGCGTGGTTGGGCAACAGCACATCACTATTGATGATATCCGATAACAATATATTCTTAAGAATGTCGCCGTCGGCGCCAGAAGACAAGCGACTGACTGACACTGGAGTGCCTGGAATTATTTACAATGGAGTACCAGACTGGCTCTATCAGGAGGAAGTGCTTCCAAAACCTGAGGCTTTGTGGCCTAGTCCTGACGGCGGTCTGCTGCTCTACGCTGCTTTTAATGACTCAAAA GTCACGTCTCTTGAGTTTCCGTGGTTCGGCAATCAAATGGGTCAGGATGGTGCTAGTTCGAGTCCAGCGGGTATTGTTAAGAAAGGATCCTTTCCACCATCGAAATCCGTGAGATATCCGACGCCCGGATCCCCAAACCCCGAAGTCTGTCTGTGGATTCTCGATCTCACCAACATCACCACCGATACAACTAATGAAACTTTAATTGCTTCTTTCGACAGGATAATGCTCAAACCACCGCCTATACTCGATGGCca AGAGTTCTATTTGATATCGGCGGGGTGGGTGGGGGAGCAGTCGGATCAAATAAGCATAGTGTGGATGACGCGATCACAAAATTTATCAGTGGTATCAGCGTGTCGTGCGCCCAAATGGGAGTGCGAGGAGACACATTCGGAGCGTGCACCAGAAGGCCAGTGGTTGGACGCACAGCCGCATCCAGTGTTTGCGTCAGACGGGGGCAGTTTTTTGCTGCTAGCCGCGGTCCAGGAAGGCAACCAGGAGCACTTTACTCATATCAAACATGTCGAGCTTACACAACAGAGAGTCGCCGTGTTGTCACATGGCCGATATGAAGTCAGTGAAATATTGGCCTGGGACAGCAGCGCCCACTTGGTTTATTACCTCGGTACACGTGAACGCAAACCAGGGCAGAAGCACTTGTATGTGGTCAGAGACCCGACGACCGACGACCCGCGACGATTAGAGCCCCTCTGCATCACCTGCGATCTCGGAGACGTTCTCTGGAGCAGTCG attcTATTATACCAATTGTACACATTTCGGTGCTTCGGTTAGTCCTTCAACAGAAACTAGACAAGGGTATTATGTGCTCCATTGTGAAGGACCGGGATTACCGCTTGCTGGAGTTCATTCAGTCACTAACCACAAAATGGTCCGTGTTCTATATGACTCGAGGGTTCAACATGCTGATAGATTAGCCCAATTAGCTTTGCCAACTCGCAAAAGTTTTGAA GTGCCGCTGCCACAGGGGTGGAGAGCCCAAGTCCAGCTCCAGCTGCCGCCGTCCTGGCGAGCAGAGCTCCGTGACGCGGCGTTCCCGGTCCTCGTGGAAGTGAACGGGCGGCCTGGGAGCAAGGCAGTGACGgacaaatttgaaatcgaCTGGGGGACTTACATGTCAAGTCACAATGACGTCGTGTATGTCAGGCTGGATGTCAGGGGGGCACGGGGCCAGGGCAAGCGGGCGCTTTTCCATCGTATTGGCGGCGTTGAAGTCCAGGATCAATTGACGGTACTACAGCATCTATTGGATACTTATCAGTATCTGGACGAGACGCGGGTCGGTGTTTGGGGATGGGGCTACGGTGGATACGTAACTGCTATGGTACTCGGCAGCCAGCAGAATGTTTTCAAATGCGGCATTGCAGTCAATCCTATTGCAGATTGGTTGTATTACA ATTCAGCGTTCACGGAACGGGTCCTGGGCGCACCAATCGAAAATTACAAGGGATATGTCGAGGCGGATTTGACTCAGCGCGCAAGATTAGTACCGAGTCACAGCCTCTACCTTGTTCACGGTCTAGCTGACCTAACAGCGCCTTATACACACGGTATAGCCTTCGCCAAAGCTCTGTCTGAAGCTGGAGTTATCTTTAGGTATCAG AGCTATGCGGATGAGGATCACGCTTTAACGGGCGTGATCGAGCACGCTTATCGATCCATGGAGGACTTCTTCACAGAGTGTCTCTCCCTGGATGCCTCCTAG
- the LOC130676126 gene encoding protein AF-9 — protein MAIRITLECGHTSMLRARTTPEGYTHDWDLYVRGVDNADISQYIKKVVFQLHDTFSNPKRILKSPPYSLKESGYAGFLLPIFVYLKNNDEPKKIQIQYDLQLQESGPPINNVIRHSELFINPSDDFRRKLLKGGGVVVSSIEEGHDKSESKLSVPMVGKPKLSGSDAKKHRVIEPKTTAAFVDLFGTPVSITKVSPENKNKTGDKTSYQKLPPDKSDKNDNKANKTKHSPHKDGKRDKSNGEEKEKKDKKGKDVTRDKERSKEKSKRPPSPVNSKNSHPSPSSKRPPSPGVAAVKKQQLSPPESGTTVKSSSPKIREKDHKKLVTEKPSSKDKDKVKEAPKSTAGGGGAGASAGSLEELKNDKKKKKYKDDKDSERKDKAREKDRDKVKEPKSSDSKKSLDKLDKHDKVEKDSKVQESKQLKDVKKSPKPVKDDRSSSKSRSDKSEVVDKVEKVKDARSDKDRQKHKHRKKEKKERTDDSRERERRDKRDKQKNYDKDSVAVTSNPPQTNSSSTADTHDRDNSSDSANSADEEDSKTLTSCKNEQETVRNTGGSESRPARPLSPGSDHVKRERPDKVKKDKLKPVRGSSAGTGSAAAGGGAGGAGGNTGTDDQRDNRKRKRRSDSKGEDEAPAVKREKDTGFSPPLEPVSSSQSPVTVEVTAGYPAVKELPEEMETAKQEFEHETEQIAPDSTNSVLIESETDEPLVFSEDYVSQLKDLQQKIMTLQDNQELQRVVQVIAATGQYEITRKTFDFDLCALDRRTVQRLQQFFSAS, from the exons ATGGCAATCAGAATAACACTCGAATGCGGGCACACGTCGATGTTGAGAGCCCGGACTACTCCTGAAGGATACACCCACGACTGGGATTTGTATGTCAGAGGTGTTGACAACGCGGACATAAGCCAGTATATTAAGAAAG TTGTCTTTCAACTGCACGATACCTTCTCGAACCCCAAGCGAATTCTCAAGAGTCCGCCGTATTCGCTCAAGGAGTCGGGCTACGCTGGGTTCTTGCTGCCTATTTTTGTTTATCTCAAGAATAATGACGAgcctaaaaaaattcagatacAGTACGACCTGCAATTACAAGAGAGTGGGCCTCCTATCAATAATGTCATACGTCATTcagaattatttatcaatccTTCAGATGATTTTCgtagaaaattattgaaaggCGGTGGt gtgGTGGTGTCAAGTATTGAAGAAGGACATGATAAAAGTGAATCAAAACTATCTGTTCCAATGGTCGGTAAACCGAAACTAAGTGGTAGTGATGCTAAAAAACATCGCGTTATTGAACCAAAAACAACAGCAGCATTTGTTGATTTATTTGGTACGCCAGTAAGTATAACGAAAGTATCgccggaaaataaaaataagactGGTGATAAAACGAGTTATCAAAAATTACCACCTGATAAATcggataaaaatgataataaggctaataaaacaaaacataGTCCTCATAAGGATGGCAAGCGTGATAAAAGTAATGGtgaagaaaaagagaaaaaagataaaaaaggtAAAGACGTTACGAGGGATAAAGAACGGAGTAAAGAGAAGAGCAAACGACCTCCTAGTCCCGTGAATAGTAAAAATAGTCATCCGAGTCCTAGTAGTAAAAGACCCCCCTCGCCGGGAGTTGCAGCTGTCAAGAAACAACAGCTCAGTCCCCCGGAATCTGGGACTACGGTTAAGTCTTCGTCGCCTAAAATACGTGAGAAAGATCACAAGAAATTGGTGACGGAGAAACCGAGTAGtaaagataaagataaagTCAAGGAGGCTCCTAAGAGTACGGCTGGTGGTGGGGGTGCTGGTGCTAGTGCCGGATCACTCGAGGAACTGAAGAATgataagaagaagaaaaaatataaagatgaTAAAGATAGCGAGCGTAAGGACAAGGCGCGTGAAAAGGACCGTGATAAAGTTAAAGAACCAAAGAGTTCGGATAGTAAAAAGAGTCTGGATAAATTGGATAAACATGATAAGGTTGAGAAAGATAGTAAAGTCCAGGAGAGCAAGCAGCTGAAAGATGTTAAAAAATCCCCGAAACCTGTCAAGGATGATCGCAGCAGCTCCAAATCGAGAAGCGATAAGTCCGAGGTGGTGGATAAGGTCGAGAAGGTCAAAGATGCGCGCAGTGATAAGGACAGACAGAAACACAAGCATCggaaaaaagagaaaaaggaGCGGACGGACGACAGCCGCGAACGCGAGAGACGAGACAAAAGGGATAAGcagaaaaattatgataaagaTTCAGTTGCTGTTACGAGCAACCCGCCCCAGACTAACTCTTCATCTACTGCGGATACTCACGATCGTGACAATAGCAGCGACTCGGCCAACTCTGCTGACGAAGAGGACTCTAAGACTTTGACGAGCTGTAAAAATGAACAGGAGACTGTTAGAAATACCGGTGGGTCAGAAAGTCGACCGGCAAGGCCGTTATCACCGGGTTCTGATCACGTGAAACGTGAACGCCCTGACAAAgtgaaaaaagataaattaaagcCCGTTCGTGGGAGCAGTGCCGGTACTGGTAGTGCAGCTGCTGGAGGTGGAGCGGGAGGGGCTGGAGGTAACACTGGTACTGACGACCAGCGGGACAATAGAAAGAGAAAAAGACGCAGTGACAGCAAAGGTGAGGATGAGGCTCCGGCAGTTAAGCGTGAAAAAGACACTGGATTCTCGCCACCATTAGAACCCGTATCTTCAAGCCAATCACCAGTGACCGTTGAAGTGACAGCCGGGTATCCGGCAGTGAAAGAATTGCCCGAAGAAATGGAAACAGCGAAACAAGAATTCGAGCATGAAACCGAACAAATAGCCCCCGACTCGACCAATAGTGTACTGATTGAATCGGAAACAGACGAGCCTTTAGTATTTTCCGAAGACTACGTGTCCCAGCTTAAAGACTTGCAGCAAAAAATAATGACCCTCCAGGACAATCAAGAGCTACAACGTGTTGTCCAAGTAATAGCGGCCACTGGCCAGTATGAAATCACCCGCAAGACCTTTGACTTTGACCTCTGCGCCCTGGACCGCAGAACAGTACAACGCTTGCAGCAGTTCTTCTCTGCGTCTTGA
- the LOC130676094 gene encoding hypoxia up-regulated protein 1 produces MKSSVLSLLASLLLAFYVDHVASVAVMSVDLGSEWMKVAIVSPGVPMEIALNKESKRKTATMIAFRDDERVFGEDAQIVSAKYPKKSFLYIVDLLGKSIDNPMVDLYRKRFPYYEIVADEERNTIAFKFDENTLYTPEVLLAQILTKSKEFAESSAGQKINEAVITVPGYFNQAERRAVMQAAELANLKVLQLINDYTAVALNYGIFHRKEINDTAHYIMFYDMGASSTTATVVSYQNVKTKDRGFVETSPQVSILGVGYDRTLGGLEVQTRLQNYLASEFDKLKKTSNSVFNNPRSMAKLLKEAGRVKNVLSANADHYAQVESLLDDQDFKFLVTREKLEELCADLFERVIRPIKMALDTSALTMDVISQVVLVGAGTRMPKIQDILTEFVGTDLSKNINTDEAAALGSVYRAADLSQGFKVTKFIIKDAVIFPIQINFDKSTEEKGNKQVRRTLFGRMNSYPQKKIITFNKRKGDFSFSVNYADLDHLPAHEIQAIGSLNVSVIELSGVAEALEKLAKEGAESKGIKAHFLMDDSGLLNLVNVEAVAEKTITEVKDEGTLSKLGSTISQLFSGAEETDQVEKSEEPLKEEVKPVHEEPEQATKSEEKVKTDNETKAEDKSSNQTETKVEKKPTLTILKEPIRASETKFGPQELVGDKLQTSIETLRLLDERDMQKVKRETAQNNLESFVINTLQHLLSDEYKQASTPKEIEEITKVCQETSDWLYEDGFDATAELYEQKLVELKEKTAGIYERVFEHRERPDVLAGMRSMLNASNVFLSNMKNIQGADQIFTQVETEKLEKMINETQEYHDLVVKTTSETPLYEPIKYSVRDIANKMALLDREVKYLVNKAKIWKPKQESGNQTEKAEEKPKANEAADSSANTADSDEEVTFDTEDIESKPAEEPTADSAPPSDSTEEKPESKEDKHQEL; encoded by the exons ATGAAGTCGTCAGTACTGAGTTTGCTGGCAAGTCTGCTGCTAGCATTTTATGTTGATCATGTTGCCTCGGTTGCTGTCATGAGTGTCGATTTAGGTAGCGAGTGGATGAAAGTCGCTATCGTTTCT ccTGGTGTTCCCATGGAGATTGCGTTGAACAAAGAATCCAAAAGGAAAACAGCGACGATGATTGCGTTTCGTGATGACGAACGAGTATTTGGTGAAGACGCACAAATAGTTAGCGCTAAAtaccccaagaaaagttttttatacaTCGTTGATTTGCTTGGTAAATCCATAGACAACCCGATGGTTGACTTGTACAGAAAAAGGTTTCCTTACTATGAAATAGTAGCCGATGAAGAGCGCAACACAATTGCgtttaaatttgatgaaaacaCTCTGTATACTCCGGAAGTACTTTTGGCCCAGATATTAACCAAGTCGAAAGAGTTTGCCGAGAGTTCGGCGGGACAGAAAATAAACGAAGCTGTCATAACTGTCCCTGGTTACTTCAATCAGGCTGAGAGGAGAGCGGTGATGCAGGCTGCTGAGCTGGCGAATTTAAAAGTCTTGCAGCTGATAAATGACTATACGGCGGTGGCTCTTAATTATGGAATTTTCCATCGCAAGGAAATCAACGACACCGCGCACTATATCATGTTCTATGATATGGGAGCCAGTTCGACGACTGCGACAGTCGTCAGCTACCAGAATGTCAAGACAAAAGACCGCGGATTCGTCGAGACGAGCCCGCAAGTCAGCATTCTGGGTGTCGGATATGACAGGACACTTGGAGGTCTTGAGGTCCAGACTagattacaaaattatttagccAGCGAGTTCGATAAACTCAAGAAGACTAGTAACTCGGTGTTCAACAACCCGCGTTCCAtggccaagctcttaaaagaAGCGGGTCGTGTTAAAAATGTTCTCAGCGCAAATGCTGATCACTATGCGCAAGTTGAAAGTCTGCTCGATGACCAGGACTTTAAATTCCTCGTCACCAGAGAAAAACTCGAGGAACTCTGCGCAGATTTATTTGAACGGGTGATCCGTCCTATTAAAATGGCATTGGATACTTCAG CTTTAACCATGGACGTAATTTCCCAAGTGGTACTGGTTGGAGCCGGCACCAGGATGCCGAAAATTCAAGACATTTTAACAGAGTTCGTAGGAACTGATTTgtcgaaaaatattaacacTGACGAAGCCGCAGCTCTGGGTTCTGTCTACAGAGCCGCTGATTTGAGTCAAGGCTTCAAAGTtacgaaatttattatcaaagaTGCGGTTATTTTCcctattcaaattaattttgataagtCTACTGAAGAAAAGGGTAACAAACag GTACGAAGGACATTATTTGGCAGAATGAATTCttatccacaaaaaaaaataataactttcaaTAAACGCAAGGGAGATTTTTCGTTTTCTGTTAATTACGCTGATCTTGATCATCTACCAGCTCATGAAATTCA AGCGATTGGAAGTTTGAATGTATCGGTAATAGAATTATCGGGAGTTGCTGAAGCACTTGAGAAACTGGCTAAGGAAGGTGCTGAGAGCAAGGGTATCAAAGCTCACTTCCTCATGGACGACAGCGGCCTCCTTAACCTGGTAAATGTTGAAGCTGTGGCTGAGAAAACAATCACTGAAGTTAAAGACGAGGGCACTCTGTCTAAGTTGGGCTCAACTATAAGTCAACTTTTCTctg GAGCCGAAGAAACTGATCAGGTAGAAAAGTCTGAAGAGCCACTCAAGGAAGAAGTGAAACCCGTTCATGAAGAACCAGAGCAGGCGACGAAATCCGAGGAAAAAGTTAAGACTGATAATGAGACTAAAGCCGAGGATAAATCCTCGAATCAAACGGAAACTAAAGTTGAGAAGAAGCCGACCCTGACTATTCTTAAAGAGCCAATAAGAGCTTCGGAGACTAAATTTGGACCGCAAGAATTAGTCGGCGATAAATTACAAACTTCTATTGAaac actaCGGCTACTTGATGAACGCGACATGCAAAAAGTCAAGCGAGAAACAGCGCAGAATAATTTGGAGTCATTTGTCATCAATACACTGCAGCATTTGTTGTCTGATGAGTACAAGCAGGCGTCGACACCCAAAGAAATTGAAGAAATAACAAAAGTATGCCAGGAGACGTCCGATTGGCTCTACGAAGACGGCTTTGACGCGACGGCAGAATTATACGAACAAAAATTAGttgaattgaaagaaaaaaccgCCGGGATTTACGAACGCGTTTTCGAACATCGCGAGCGCCCTGATGTACTCGCGGGCATGCGGTCGATGTTGAATGCCAGCAACGTGTTCCTGAGCAACATGAAAAATATCCAGGGtgctgatcaaattttcacGCAAGTGGAAACCGAGAAACtagaaaaaatgatcaatgaAACTcag gaATACCATGACCTGGTTGTTAAGACAACGAGCGAAACTCCCCTGTACGAGCCGATAAAATACTCAGTCCGCGACATTGCCAATAAAATGGCTCTGCTCGACCGCGAGGTAAAGTATCTAGTGAACAAGGCTAAGATATGGAAGCCCAAGCAGGAGAGCGGGAACCAGACTGAGAAAGCCGAGGAAAAACCAAAAGCAAATGAAGCCGCTGATTCCTCGGCAAACACCGCGGACAGTGATGAGGAAGTGACGTTCGACACCGAAGACATCGAGAGCAAGCCGGCGGAAGAGCCGACTGCTGACTCCGCGCCACCCTCAGATTCTACTGAAGAAAAACCTGAAAGTAAAGAAGATAAACATCAAGAACTTTAA
- the LOC130676212 gene encoding casein kinase II subunit alpha isoform X1 has protein sequence MALPSRARVYADVNSHKPREYWDYESYVVDWGQQDDYQLVRKLGRGKYSEVFEAINVTNNEKCVVKILKPVKKKKIKREIKILENLRGGTNIITLQAVVKDPVSRTPALIFEYVNNTDFKQLYQTLTDYDIRYYLYELLKALDYCHSMGIMHRDVKPHNVMIDHENRKLRLIDWGLAEFYHPGQEYNVRVASRYFKGPELLVDYQMYDYSLDMWSLGCMLASMIFRKEPFFHGHDNYDQLVRIAKVLGTEELFEYLDKYHIELDPRFNDILGRHSRKRWERFVHSENQHLVSPESLDFLDKLLRYDHYERLTAREAMEHPYFYPIVKDQGRLTMVSSSPTPMTGSMPVGAHNETMNPLPAGSAGQENLSGVAASMGLLEDLSSIQPISQLSKVQH, from the exons ATGGCATTACCGAGCAGAGCACGTGTTTATGCTGATGTTAATTCACATAAACCGAGAGAGTATTGGGATTATGAATCATACGTAGTCGACTGGGG ACAACAAGACGATTATCAGTTAGTAAGAAAATTAGGTAGAGGTAAATACAGTGAAGTATTTGAAGCTATCAATGTCACAAACAATGAAAAGTGTGTTGTGAAAATACtgaag CCggtgaagaagaagaagataaAACGGGAAATAAAAATCCTCGAGAATCTCCGAGGCGGAACTAATATAATAACACTGCAGGCTGTTGTTAAAGATCCTGTTTCAAGGACACCGgcattaatatttgaatacgTCAATAATACAGACTTCAAACAACTTTATCAAACCCTTACGGATTATGATATTAGATATTACCTCTATGAACTCcttaaa gCATTGGACTATTGCCACAGCATGGGCATTATGCACAGAGATGTTAAGCCGCACAATGTTATGATTGACCACGAGAATCGTAAGCTACGTTTGATTGATTGGGGATTAGCTGAATTTTATCATCCGGGACAGGAATACAATGTTCGTGTTGCATCACGATATTTCAAGGGACCAGAATTGCTTGTTGACTATCAG ATGTACGACTACTCTTTGGACATGTGGTCACTGGGCTGCATGCTCGCGAGCATGATATTTAGGAAAGAACCGTTCTTCCACGGACATGACAACTATGACCAGCTGGTGAGGATCGCCAAGGTACTAGGGACCGAAGAACTCTTCGAGTACCTCGACAAATATCATATCGAGCTAGACCCGCGATTCAATGACATTCTCGGCCGCCACTCTCGCAAACGCTGGGAGCGTTTCGTCCACTCGGAAAACCAACATCTTGTCTCTCCCGAGAGCCTCGATTTCCTAGACAAACTTCTGCGCTACGATCACTACGAGAGATTAACCGCGCGAGAAGCAATGGAACATCCTTATTTTT ACCCAATAGTAAAAGACCAAGGTCGACTGACAATGGTCTCGTCTTCACCTACTCCCATGACAGGCTCGATGCCTGTAG GTGCCCATAACGAGACAATGAACCCATTGCCAGCTGGATCGGCTGGGCAGGAAAATTTGAGTGGAGTAGCCGCAAGCATGGGCCTCTTAGAGGATCTTTCTTCAATCCAGCCGATATCCCAGCTGTCAAAAGTTCAACATTAG
- the LOC130676212 gene encoding casein kinase II subunit alpha isoform X2, producing the protein MALPSRARVYADVNSHKPREYWDYESYVVDWGQQDDYQLVRKLGRGKYSEVFEAINVTNNEKCVVKILKPVKKKKIKREIKILENLRGGTNIITLQAVVKDPVSRTPALIFEYVNNTDFKQLYQTLTDYDIRYYLYELLKALDYCHSMGIMHRDVKPHNVMIDHENRKLRLIDWGLAEFYHPGQEYNVRVASRYFKGPELLVDYQMYDYSLDMWSLGCMLASMIFRKEPFFHGHDNYDQLVRIAKVLGTEELFEYLDKYHIELDPRFNDILGRHSRKRWERFVHSENQHLVSPESLDFLDKLLRYDHYERLTAREAMEHPYFYPIVKDQGRLTMVSSSPTPMTGSMPVGE; encoded by the exons ATGGCATTACCGAGCAGAGCACGTGTTTATGCTGATGTTAATTCACATAAACCGAGAGAGTATTGGGATTATGAATCATACGTAGTCGACTGGGG ACAACAAGACGATTATCAGTTAGTAAGAAAATTAGGTAGAGGTAAATACAGTGAAGTATTTGAAGCTATCAATGTCACAAACAATGAAAAGTGTGTTGTGAAAATACtgaag CCggtgaagaagaagaagataaAACGGGAAATAAAAATCCTCGAGAATCTCCGAGGCGGAACTAATATAATAACACTGCAGGCTGTTGTTAAAGATCCTGTTTCAAGGACACCGgcattaatatttgaatacgTCAATAATACAGACTTCAAACAACTTTATCAAACCCTTACGGATTATGATATTAGATATTACCTCTATGAACTCcttaaa gCATTGGACTATTGCCACAGCATGGGCATTATGCACAGAGATGTTAAGCCGCACAATGTTATGATTGACCACGAGAATCGTAAGCTACGTTTGATTGATTGGGGATTAGCTGAATTTTATCATCCGGGACAGGAATACAATGTTCGTGTTGCATCACGATATTTCAAGGGACCAGAATTGCTTGTTGACTATCAG ATGTACGACTACTCTTTGGACATGTGGTCACTGGGCTGCATGCTCGCGAGCATGATATTTAGGAAAGAACCGTTCTTCCACGGACATGACAACTATGACCAGCTGGTGAGGATCGCCAAGGTACTAGGGACCGAAGAACTCTTCGAGTACCTCGACAAATATCATATCGAGCTAGACCCGCGATTCAATGACATTCTCGGCCGCCACTCTCGCAAACGCTGGGAGCGTTTCGTCCACTCGGAAAACCAACATCTTGTCTCTCCCGAGAGCCTCGATTTCCTAGACAAACTTCTGCGCTACGATCACTACGAGAGATTAACCGCGCGAGAAGCAATGGAACATCCTTATTTTT ACCCAATAGTAAAAGACCAAGGTCGACTGACAATGGTCTCGTCTTCACCTACTCCCATGACAGGCTCGATGCCTGTAGGTGAGTAG